A stretch of the Campylobacter sp. 19-13652 genome encodes the following:
- the flhA gene encoding flagellar biosynthesis protein FlhA, whose protein sequence is MAKKETILTLVAPYIAPILKFKSLSIVGVIIAILAVIIVPLPSFVLDFLLSVSIAISVLIILISIYVPRPTDLSTFPTLVLIITLFRLSLNIATTRMILSKGHLGPEAVSDIIASFGEFVVGGNYVIGIIVFCILVLINFMVITKGSTRVSEVQARFTLDAMPGKQMAIDADLNAGLIDEATAKSRRQAIIAEANFYGAMDGSSKFIKGDAAAGIIITIINIIGGFAIGAFQYDLDLATSAQNYTILTIGDGLVSQIPGLITSTATAIIITRASKEDSANFADESIHQLLGDYRILFIVGGILAMFALVPGLPTLSLGFIALIFIGMAFLMRQSEGTPIVPGLAKSTQAGAAKSGAGGASSEAGVKPAKKSDEEIAREEEQKINDILKLEILELDLGYSLLKMAETDLIERIRAIRRNIATTLGFLMPKIRIRDNLQLSPNEYQFKLKGVVIGKGEVYPDKFLAMDGGLVTEDIEGIPTKEPAFGLDALWIDAKNKEDALLNGYTTVDPASVISTHMSELIKANAAEILTRQETQNLLDKLKNEYPVLVEDTLRITGVALVQKVLRALLKDGIPIKDMLSILEAVSDTAEISKNVEFIVEHVRHALARVITSLYLNDSGQLEFYVLEQNAQQKLMEALSQNKDGSYSLAISIAQTTALVQAIKNAYEKRPASQVHNKMVLCVEPAIRKNIDTLTSTYGIDVAVISGAEIAPNTPYEIVGVIEIPNL, encoded by the coding sequence TTGGCAAAAAAAGAGACTATACTAACCCTAGTTGCCCCATACATAGCGCCGATACTTAAATTTAAAAGTCTAAGTATCGTTGGCGTCATAATCGCCATACTAGCCGTTATCATAGTCCCTTTGCCGTCTTTTGTACTGGATTTTTTGCTTTCGGTTTCGATTGCTATTTCAGTGCTTATTATACTCATTTCCATATATGTCCCACGCCCTACCGACCTTAGTACTTTTCCTACTTTGGTGCTTATTATCACGCTTTTTAGGCTATCTTTAAATATCGCCACAACCCGCATGATACTAAGTAAAGGGCATCTTGGCCCAGAAGCCGTAAGCGATATAATCGCTAGCTTTGGCGAGTTTGTCGTGGGCGGAAACTACGTCATAGGTATCATTGTTTTTTGTATTTTGGTACTTATAAATTTTATGGTTATTACAAAGGGTAGTACGAGGGTGAGTGAGGTGCAAGCTCGCTTTACACTAGATGCGATGCCTGGTAAACAGATGGCGATTGATGCGGATTTAAACGCTGGATTAATCGATGAAGCTACCGCAAAATCACGCCGTCAAGCCATAATCGCAGAGGCAAATTTTTACGGCGCGATGGACGGTTCGTCTAAATTTATAAAAGGCGATGCTGCAGCTGGCATTATCATCACTATTATAAATATCATCGGTGGCTTTGCGATAGGGGCTTTTCAGTATGATCTAGACCTTGCTACTTCGGCACAAAATTATACCATTTTAACCATAGGTGACGGACTAGTAAGCCAGATACCGGGGCTTATTACATCAACTGCTACAGCTATCATCATCACACGTGCTAGCAAGGAGGATTCGGCGAATTTTGCTGATGAGAGCATACATCAGCTTTTGGGGGATTATCGCATACTTTTTATAGTGGGTGGGATACTTGCTATGTTTGCTTTGGTGCCTGGACTTCCTACGCTTTCGCTTGGGTTTATAGCACTTATTTTTATAGGTATGGCTTTTTTAATGCGCCAAAGCGAGGGTACGCCTATTGTGCCTGGTCTTGCTAAATCCACGCAAGCTGGGGCGGCAAAATCTGGTGCAGGTGGCGCTTCTAGCGAGGCTGGTGTAAAGCCAGCTAAAAAAAGCGATGAGGAGATAGCTAGAGAGGAAGAGCAAAAGATAAATGATATTTTAAAGCTCGAAATTTTAGAGCTTGATTTAGGCTATAGTCTGCTTAAAATGGCTGAGACGGATCTTATAGAGCGCATCCGTGCAATACGCAGAAACATAGCCACGACTTTGGGCTTTTTAATGCCAAAAATTCGTATCCGAGACAATCTCCAGCTCTCTCCAAACGAGTATCAGTTTAAACTAAAGGGCGTGGTAATTGGCAAGGGTGAGGTCTATCCTGATAAATTCCTAGCTATGGATGGCGGACTTGTAACAGAGGACATTGAGGGCATACCTACAAAAGAGCCTGCTTTTGGGCTTGATGCGCTTTGGATTGATGCCAAAAACAAAGAGGATGCGTTATTAAACGGCTATACCACGGTTGATCCAGCAAGTGTGATAAGTACACATATGAGCGAGCTAATAAAGGCAAATGCAGCTGAAATCCTCACTCGTCAAGAGACACAAAATCTGCTCGATAAGCTAAAAAATGAGTATCCTGTACTAGTTGAGGACACTCTGCGAATAACTGGCGTCGCACTCGTGCAAAAGGTGCTTAGGGCACTATTAAAAGACGGCATACCGATAAAGGATATGCTAAGTATCCTTGAGGCGGTTAGTGATACGGCGGAAATTAGTAAGAATGTCGAATTTATCGTAGAGCATGTTAGGCACGCGCTTGCACGGGTTATTACCTCGCTTTATCTTAATGATAGTGGGCAGCTTGAGTTTTATGTATTAGAGCAAAACGCACAGCAAAAGCTAATGGAGGCTCTTAGCCAAAATAAAGACGGCAGTTACAGCCTAGCTATTAGCATAGCGCAGACTACGGCGCTAGTACAAGCGATAAAAAATGCATATGAAAAGCGTCCAGCTAGTCAGGTACATAATAAAATGGTGCTTTGTGTTGAGCCGGCCATTAGGAAAAATATAGACACGCTAACTAGCACTTATGGTATCGATGTTGCTGTTATTAGCGGTGCTGAGATAGCGCCAAATACGCCTTATGAGATAGTAGGCGTCATTGAAATACCAAATTTATAA
- a CDS encoding DHH family phosphoesterase, producing MKIFHLSHTDLDGYGAQFIVDYYFKDVEFFNSNYGREIDEQFGRILARLDGLGDEKAIVLITDLNLTLEQCAEFEERIKGKNAKLFLLDHHASGAECASKYEWYFLDSSRCASKITYDFFSNICGKSDYLEKISDVINAVDIWLKDSEHFEMGKVCLGLIAGAKEINRVMFENHNNKYMFHLIKSAAKFFNEKNDYIGLDSAVHTMKKEFFKDAKDDTLSNLISAFVVSNLSKNADKLSIYFEGKKGLLTYNIGNTSVIGNDFLVANDDFDFFLDVTSKKSMSFRANGKCDVAALSKRLVGGGGHVNASGGMYAGFKDGFSYEMIKAQIDELLAKKEKENV from the coding sequence ATGAAAATTTTTCATCTCTCTCATACCGATTTAGACGGATATGGGGCGCAGTTTATAGTGGATTATTATTTTAAAGATGTGGAGTTTTTTAACTCAAATTACGGGCGTGAGATTGATGAGCAGTTTGGGCGGATTTTGGCTAGGCTTGATGGGCTAGGAGATGAAAAGGCTATCGTGCTTATAACCGACCTTAATCTAACCTTAGAGCAATGTGCTGAATTTGAGGAGAGAATAAAAGGCAAAAATGCAAAATTATTCTTACTTGACCATCACGCAAGCGGGGCTGAGTGCGCGAGCAAATATGAGTGGTATTTTTTAGATAGCTCACGCTGTGCGAGCAAGATTACGTATGATTTTTTCTCAAATATCTGTGGTAAAAGCGATTATTTAGAAAAAATAAGCGATGTGATAAATGCTGTGGATATTTGGCTAAAAGACAGCGAGCATTTTGAGATGGGTAAGGTGTGTTTAGGGCTAATTGCTGGCGCAAAAGAGATAAATAGGGTGATGTTTGAAAATCACAACAATAAATATATGTTTCATCTAATTAAAAGTGCGGCTAAATTTTTTAATGAAAAAAACGACTACATAGGGCTTGATAGTGCGGTACATACTATGAAAAAGGAATTTTTTAAAGATGCCAAAGACGACACGCTAAGCAATCTAATCTCAGCCTTTGTGGTTAGTAATCTAAGTAAAAATGCAGATAAGCTTAGCATATATTTTGAGGGCAAAAAAGGGCTTTTAACGTACAATATAGGCAATACTTCAGTTATCGGTAATGACTTTTTGGTTGCTAATGATGATTTTGATTTTTTCCTTGATGTTACGAGTAAAAAATCTATGAGCTTTAGAGCAAATGGAAAGTGCGATGTCGCAGCGCTTAGTAAGCGTTTAGTCGGCGGCGGCGGACACGTAAATGCAAGCGGAGGAATGTATGCTGGCTTTAAGGATGGCTTTAGCTATGAGATGATAAAGGCTCAAATTGATGAGCTTTTGGCCAAAAAAGAAAAGGAGAACGTATGA
- a CDS encoding sel1 repeat family protein, translating to MKKIVAFFMAGLAGALLASDLSVTKGSYEYAYGLYKHGKFDEAYADFSSLCKNGSDKSCSMKAIMDFNGEGVVANKEAAINEFKSLCDKNEAMACGKLGELYTYGYDRKNVKLEQIEAVLKKACEGGYAPSCDLAK from the coding sequence ATGAAAAAAATAGTAGCGTTTTTTATGGCTGGTTTGGCTGGTGCTTTGCTGGCAAGCGATTTAAGCGTGACAAAGGGCAGCTACGAGTATGCTTATGGGCTTTATAAGCATGGTAAATTTGATGAGGCGTATGCGGATTTTAGCTCACTTTGTAAAAATGGCAGCGATAAATCCTGCTCTATGAAGGCGATAATGGATTTTAATGGCGAGGGTGTAGTTGCTAATAAAGAGGCTGCTATTAATGAATTTAAATCGCTTTGTGATAAAAACGAAGCCATGGCTTGCGGTAAACTCGGCGAGCTGTATACCTATGGATACGATAGGAAAAATGTAAAATTAGAGCAGATTGAAGCTGTGCTTAAAAAGGCGTGCGAGGGTGGCTACGCGCCGTCTTGTGATTTAGCAAAGTAG